The Topomyia yanbarensis strain Yona2022 chromosome 3, ASM3024719v1, whole genome shotgun sequence nucleotide sequence GCAAATAACCGAAGCAGATATTCAGCGGTGAATATCATTACACAAGCTGTGTCTAAACAGAAAAATACGATCTTGTACCGTTCGCCACAGGACAGCGTTCCGGCACGACCAGGCCGTAGCCCACAGGGCACTGTTTCGACGACGTTGGCCATCACAGATACAGCAATGAAAAAGCCCGTTACATAGTAGAACACGAGGGCGGCAGTGGAAGTATGTGGATTCTCGAATGCTCGCCACATCCGTTGTCTGATGTTGGTTAGCTGTATCAAATTATTATCACTATTCTCCGACAGTTTGTCGTCCATCAGTCGTTCGGCATTTTCGCGTTTCCGATCTCGATAGTCTTCATAGCAGCAGTCTCCGATCACGTCTGGCATGATACCGAAGAATGCTAATTCCTCGTCGTAGCTGAGCAAACACTCATGCCGAGGGTAGTGCAGTTTTCCGGTGCGATAGTAATTTAATATGTGCCTAAAGATATCCGGATCGCGATCGAAAAAATACTCTTTGCTGTCTTCATCGTAGAAAAAGTCCCGTTCGTTGGAACCTAGCAGGGTGTCGGGGTATTTTTCGACTGTCGTTCGCCAGGTCTCGAACCGTCGCCCGGACACGTTGATGATAAGCTTCTCATCTTCCGAACGAAGGCGATCCTTGAAAACCGGTGGTGCTGGTAGGGGATGGGATGCTATTGGGACCCACCCGATGGCCGCCGCCCGTGCAAATGGCAACCAAGCGGCGACCGAAGCCATACTATTCGGTGGAATTTTTCAATGGTCCCAGAGAAAAGTTCTAGAAACGTCACGGTAATTGTGGCCGCGCTCCTAGAACAAGGCCCAAATCACAAAAATTGGACGTCTCCGTTATGTTCTATATATACGGCAACTCTACCTCCGGGGGGGTTTGTTACCTTCTTTGCTGGTCCTTTCACAGTTTCTTGAAGTATTAATCTAACTGTCTCGCACGTTGTGAGAATATGAAATGACGAAAAACTCCACAGTTCAGTCTGTTCCGTTGGTCGCTAAGTGAAGATGACTCATTTTATTTTTCCTGAACGCTCCTAGAGGATTTGTGCCATCAAATTCCGGGAAGCGTGAGTTGATTTAAGAAGAACCCAACGGATTCTGTGGATCAAATCTCTGCATTGAGTTCACTTAAGCGCCTTTTTGTTTTCCCTTCTTGTCCGTTATAATCATACTGATTCCGGCCTAGGTAGATGAAAAATAATGAGAACAGCAAAATCGTTAGATGTCAGCGAAgatttcatttcattatttCTCAGCCTATGTAAATCTGCTTCCTCTTTTCCAATGCGGAAGTCTTAACTATACAAAGTTTCTCTGGTCTTAGATTTCACAAACCTTCGTTGAACCTGTTTGTTGCACACTTATCACACAACAATATGTTTCAGATCCTGATTAACGTTACACTAACAGTCAGCTAGCTTTTCCTGGTAATGAAGCATAAAATTCTCGCACCTTTAGCTCTATCCTGCCTGGTGTCACTGATCGCGTTCGTCGTCCCAAACTAAGCGGCACAGCTGAGATGTTTAATCACATTCATGTTACTAACATTTCACAAAGATCACTATTCCGCACGTCAGGGACACGATTCCAGTTTGCTCTCACGCGCACAATCACTTGATCCTGAAAATTCTCCAGTAGTTGCCCTCGCGAAGCTGTTCCCCACGGCAGCTCAGTTACCGGGAGGCTTCTCTCTGGCTGGCCTGCATGTTAAACTTTTTGCCACTGCTCTCTGCCAGCTACACTCTAACAAGCAGCAATAATTCTTCACAAATAAAAACTCGAAACGGCGCTAAGTATCAAATCCGGACGAGCACCGCTTTCGGACCCTGCCGCCATATACCATTGCACCAAGCACACACGTATAATGGAACCACCAGGAGACAAAAAAACGCTAAAACCCGGGAAATGTAAAGCTCTCGAGGGCGCACCACAACGgagatgacgatgatgatggtgATTACAAGTCCACTGCCAGCGGCTTCCACCTCATCCTAGATGTCAGACAAACGCTTCCACCTTCACCGTTCAGCAATCTGTGCGGAAGAGAAGGAAACCGAAAAGAGAAAATGCTATTAGTATGATTTGTTTTGTGCTTGCTCGTTATTGTGTGAAAATTGTTGAATTGTATTGAGGCACTTTCACTATGAAATGAACGGGATCCGTACGTAAATCTATGTTCGACATACAATGCATCCGCTGCCCTCATAAATACTAGGTATGGATGGTTGCTGTTTAACTGTCGTTCTATGTCCTAAATCGTTTGCGAAATTTTGTTTTGCACAATGAGCATTGTTTACGTTCGGGTGGTAGTCCAGTTGGCTTCATGCCATTGTGTCGTATATTTTCTATTCAATTCTTGTAGTCTAATCAAATTACGGATAGCCTGCAAACCATTCGCGTACTCATAACGGTAAAAACGCTTTCATACGTTTTGATGAGGTGTTATAGTTTCCGGGGATAATGTTAAAAGGATGTGCAGTTGTCGGATGACAAAGCATAAATCATCTCTGCTGAACTTTGTCCAACACTTTTTTcggttttctttttcaattatttGATTTCACACGGCTCGAGGCGGTCAAAATTAACGCTTGGgaattttcaatagtttttggaTACCGAAACCATTTAAACTTAGTAAAAAGATGGCGTCGTTCCGAAGGGGTCGAATGGATAAATGAGGATATATTGTCTATTGGGAAACATGTCGGATAATTTTATTGCGGCGATTCGTAAAATACAGAGCCGTGAATATATTCCGCCTTGCGCAGGAAGGAAGAGCTTCCTTAGTTTTCGTTCaggaaccgtatttccataaatgaAACTTCTATGtaggaaagctacttaaccccgtcttcgtagctttcaacaaaaatgacctgacaaatccacgtaaaatgcctcgtgcatgtattttTTGgtaatagtgctattgacgcatgccAATATGACCGCTGATAAGATAAACAAGAAATGCATACGTCtattgctcggcattttagcCGCATAGTGAACcgtcaccttctgatgattttaaAAGGGTTTTTTTCGCGTTGTGGCAGAAATAGGTTTTCCTtcataacacggtgctacagtgattttgtacttttcacactgataatataaattcgtaaatataatgaaatcgatcatacaatacacgaattcattcgtcgttttctgcaacgaagtattttcgtgcattctaaatagtaggtttcgttcatttcaataACAAGAATGGCCGATTGGTGACCAaaatctttcgtaaattttacacgtttaatgtatactgcacgaatgttatcgttgataacgacattatttttcgtgaatgaaacgaaatgttttgtttattttaatatacgcgtgtgtatattacgaacgatttcgttggtcgcacgaattaatttcgtctatcttagaaaagtgttcgtatttattatcatctaattgttttcagtcgatactttgggatcgatgtttgacaacatagattttttttatttaaaaaaatcgatgcggccaaatcgattttattgtggtatgaagaaatggctgcttgatgaacgaaagttttcgtaaattttacttatttagtttacattgcacgaatgtaatcgttgataacgacattatttttcgtgaacgaaacgaaatg carries:
- the LOC131689207 gene encoding potassium voltage-gated channel protein Shal isoform X4; protein product: MASVAAWLPFARAAAIGWVPIASHPLPAPPVFKDRLRSEDEKLIINVSGRRFETWRTTVEKYPDTLLGSNERDFFYDEDSKEYFFDRDPDIFRHILNYYRTGKLHYPRHECLLSYDEELAFFGIMPDVIGDCCYEDYRDRKRENAERLMDDKLSENSDNNLIQLTNIRQRMWRAFENPHTSTAALVFYYVTGFFIAVSVMANVVETVPCGLRPGRAGTLSCGERYKIVFFCLDTACVMIFTAEYLLRLFAAPNRCKFMRSVMSIIDVVAILPYYIGLGITDNDDVSGAFVTLRVFRVFRIFKFSRHSQGLRILGYTLKSCASELGFLVFSLAMAIIIFATVMFYAEKNVDGTNFTSIPAAFWYTIVTMTTLGYGDMVPETIAGKIVGGVCSLSGVLVIALPVPVIVSNFSRIYHQNQRADKRKAQRKARLARIRIAKAGASAAFASKKKAAESRLAAQESGIELDDNYNDEDIFELQHHHLLRCLEKTTSYTSANQ